Below is a window of Brachyspira hampsonii DNA.
ATATACAAAAAATATTATAATTAATCCTAAAATAGAGAATATTGATTTTATGAAAATGTTTTCAAAATGCTTGTCTTATTCAAGTATTATAAAAGATTTTGATAAAATATACAGCATTAATTTTGAAGAGCCTCCTATAGATTATAAAGGAAATATATTAATAAAAGGACTTGATGCATTAACGAGTATACATTTTTTGAGAATGCTCGAATTAGAACTTCATAATGGACTTAAAAGAAATTTTATAAAAAAAGAAGAAAATCTTAATTCAAAAATAAAAGGTAAAATAAACTTTTCAAATCATATAAAGAAAAATATTATGGCTGCCAGAAATGACAGGGTATACTGTTCTTATTTTGATTATGATATAAACTGCTTGGAAAATAGAATACTAAAAAAGGCATTAAAAATATGCTACTCCAATATAGGAAGTATTTATAATTCTTTTTCTTGTATGAGCTTTTTTTCTGAAGTATCTGATGAGCTTCATTTTTATGAACTTCATAATATAAAATTAAATCCCCTATATAAAAAATATAAACTTCTTATAAAATTAGCTATTAATATAATAAAATTAAAAAGATATAAGGACTCATGCAGTAAAAACGAAGCCCATCCTTTTTATATTGATATGTCATTATTATTTGAGAAATATGTTTATGCTTTACTTGACGATTCACTAAAAAATAAAAATGCAAAAATATTATATCAAGAAGGATATAGCCGTCATAAATTAAAACCTGATTTTATTATTAAGGGCAATGGATATGATTATATAGCTGATTCCAAATATAAAAGCAGCTATAATAATGGTATAAACATAGAAGATATTAGACAGCTTTCTGGATATGGAAGAGTTGAAAGTATAGTAGAAGAGTTTGCAAATGATATTGAAAACTATGTTCCAAAATGCCTTATAATATATCCTTTAAATGATTCAAATAATAAAAGCATAGATTTTGAAAAAAAAGAAAAAATTAGTGGTTTAGTGAAGTTTTATAAACTTGGTGTTAGCCTTCCAGTATTAGATTAATAATTTTATATTTTCTCGTAAATTCATTTTATACAATTGCTATTTTAACAGTTTTATTATATACTTTTACATCAATATTTATTATTGCAAGGGGTTAAATTAATGGAGAATCCTATAAAAAATATTACAGAAACAATCATAGGCGAATGCCGTAATTTTAAACATACATTAAAAGAAATATTATACGCAATAATTATTGTGCTTCTTATAAATACATTTTTAATACAGAATTATCAAATACCAACAGGCTCTATGATTCCTATTATAATGCCCGGAGACAGACTTTTTGCCAATAGATTTGTATACGGAGTTAAATTGCCTTTTACAGACGGACTTTTAGGATACAGACTTCCTAAAATAAAATCACCTCAAAGAGGGGATTTGGTAGTATTTAGAGCACCTCCTTCTGCTTCTTTCGGATGTGAGTCTGCTATGCCTTATTATGAGCCTTCTCCATTGGTTCAGTTTTTAAAACTTCCAGTTATGATATTTGCTCTCACACCTTTTACTTGGGACCCTAGATTTTTACTTGCAGACTATATAGGAGAAAAACTTACTGGGGGTACGCATTTAGCACCTGCTAATTTATTTTTGGGACTTAAAACTGTGGATTTGGATCCTAGAAAAGAATTTGTTAAGCGTGTCATAGCTACAGCTGGAGAAACTGTTGAAATTAGAAATAAAAAAATAATTATAAATGGAAATGAAATAGAAGATAAATGGGGTTATTTCTTTTATGGAAATGATAGAGAGTTTGTTCCTCGTATAGATATATATGGACCTATTTATGTTCCTAAAAAAGGTGATGTTATGATATTTAAAAAGATAGTTGATAAAACAGATTATTATAATGATTACAGTTCTTTTGAAGTTTATATAAATGATGAGATAGTAAGCGATGATATAAAATTATGGTATTGGATGAATATATATGTTCCTAATGCCAAAGACAGACCAGATGAATATATATACAATGTCCCAGAAGATTATTTCTTTGTAATGGGAGATAACAGAGACCAAAGCTGCGACAGCAGAATGTGGGGATTAGTTCCTTACAGACATATAAAAGGTCAGCCTATGATTGCTTGGATACAGTCTAAAAGACCTGATGATGTTGAACAAGGCTTCTTTAAATACTTTATAATTAAATAAGAATAGCAATATGTATGATCAAATTTCTCAAGATACTTTAAAAGAATTATGTAAAATTTGGAAAGCAAAAAATACAGAGGATTTACAAACAAAATCTTCTAATGTTTTTATTGTCTCTTTTAAATTTTATGCTTTATCCAAAGAAGCTAAAGATATTGTGCTTTATGTACTGAAAAATGAAAGCAAAGAACTAAACTCTATAGATATAGCATATTCTCTTAAATATACTCAAAAACAAATACCTGCTTTCTTCAATTATATAGATGAAATAAAAAAATCAGGACTTCTATATTTAAAAATAAAAAGAAGAAGATTAAACTCTCATGATGATACTTTGTACTTTCTTCCTAATGTTAAGCCTATAATAGAAAGTATTATACTAAAAGAAAGTATTAAAATTACTAATTATATAGATTGTACATACACTGCTAATATATATAAAAAATATCTTCAGAAAATAATTAATATATATGAAAATGGAAATATTGTAGAATATAATAAAGCAAAAATAGATGATGATGAATTATTTACTTTATGCAAATCTAATATTCTTTCTGTTTATTTTTATCAAAATGATCTTAAGGTTTATGTTGCTGTCAATAATAAAAATGTTTTAGAGAATTTAGAGAAGAGTTTAAAAGAGAATATTGAAAGTTCAGTTTTTATTTATAATCATTTTAATATATTGAATGATATTGAAACTTTTATATATGAATGCGATGTTCAGAAATTATCTTCTGATGATATTAATATAAATTTTTTAACTAATAATTTGGATTCTTCTGTTATAATAAATATATGTTTAAAATTGGATTTAATTAAATTAGATAATAAAAATTTTATATCATTGGAATATGATAATATAAAAAAATATCTTTCATCTTCTATAGAAGAAAGAATTGATAATATAACAAAAAAAGTTTATAAAAATTATTCTGATTATTATAAGCATATTTTTTCTATTATGGAGAAAGAAAGCATATCAAAATCAGTACTTTTTATGAAATTGAAAGAAAAATATAATATCTCTATAACTGCTGAAACATATAATAATATTATTTATTCTATGTTTATTTTAGGTATTGCTGAAGTATCTTTTTATGAGAATGCCGTACTTGCAGTTAGAAATGTTAATACTTATACAGAAGAAAGCAATTTAAAAAGATCATTCATTAATGGAAATTTTGAACTTACATTGATAAATCATTATTTGTTTTCTAATAATTTTATTTATATGTGTAATTTATATTTTGAACTTGATAAGCAGGAAACAGTATACACTTATACTATGACAGAAGAAAACATATTAAAAGGAAAAACTATTATAAGCGATGAAGAGTCAGAATATTCATTTAATAAATTTTTGGCAGTATTAAAAAATACATTATTAGACAATAATGTGGATATTCCTAAGCATATAGAAACTAGTATAAAGAGATGGTATGAGAGAGGCATTATTTCTTATGTATATGATAATGTTACTCTTGTTATAATAAAAGATGCCAATAAATTAGAAGAAATAATTTATGAGGCTAAAAGAAAAGGCATAATTATAACAAAAATTAATGATGAATATGCTATAGTAAAATCTAGTTCTTCAACTAAAAAAAGCCTTACCAAATTTTTAAGACAAAGAAAGATAATAGTAACATTCTAAATAAAAAATGAGCGGTAAAAAGTTATGACAGATTATTTTAATAAAGAAACCTATAATTTTTATTTACCTGAGAACTTAATAGCAACTAATCCTAATTATGAAAGAGATCATTGTAAATTAATGACTTTGAATAAGAATACGGGTAAATTAGAACATAAGATATTTGCAGATATTATTAATTATTTAAATAAAGATGATGTATTAGTTTTAAATGACAGCAAAGTAATACCTGCTAGAATATACGCTAAAAAAAATACAGGAGGCAATTCGGAAATTCTGCTTCTTAATAAAGTTAATAATGACGAAAGTACTTGGGAATGTTTGATAAAGGGTAAAAATATTAAAGAGGCTGATACATTATATTTAGATTATTCTCATTTAGATAATGTAGGAAATATTGAGGCATTAATAGAAAAAGATAATATATCAACTAAATTAATAAAATTTTCAAAGCCATTAACAAGTGATATTTTAGATGCCATAGGAAAGATTCCGCTTCCTCCTTATATAATTCAAAGCAGAAAAAGAAAAGGAGAGGAGGAATACAATAGTAATGATAAAGAGTTTTATCAGAATGTATATGCCAAAAATGAGGGCAGTATAGCTTCTCCTACTTCCGGACTTCATTTTACAAAAGAGCTTTTAGAGAAAATAAAATCTATTGGAGTTACTGTATGCTATGTTACATTGCATGTAGGTTTCTCAACTTTTAATCCTTTAAAAGAAGATGATTTAAGAAATCATATTATGCATGAAGAAAAGTTTATTATACCAAAAGAGAGCTATGACATTATAATAAATGCCAAAAAAGATGGTAGAAGAGTCGTATCATGCGGAACTACAGTTGCAAGAGTATTAGAAAGCGAATATGATAATTATGATTTTAAAAGAATGGAAGGATCCACTAATATATTTATTTATCCGCCGTATAAGTTTAAATGTGTTGATGCTTTAATTACTAATT
It encodes the following:
- a CDS encoding McrC family protein, with amino-acid sequence MEKIYTAKLFPIYIGAFWLDNEYTKNIIINPKIENIDFMKMFSKCLSYSSIIKDFDKIYSINFEEPPIDYKGNILIKGLDALTSIHFLRMLELELHNGLKRNFIKKEENLNSKIKGKINFSNHIKKNIMAARNDRVYCSYFDYDINCLENRILKKALKICYSNIGSIYNSFSCMSFFSEVSDELHFYELHNIKLNPLYKKYKLLIKLAINIIKLKRYKDSCSKNEAHPFYIDMSLLFEKYVYALLDDSLKNKNAKILYQEGYSRHKLKPDFIIKGNGYDYIADSKYKSSYNNGINIEDIRQLSGYGRVESIVEEFANDIENYVPKCLIIYPLNDSNNKSIDFEKKEKISGLVKFYKLGVSLPVLD
- the lepB gene encoding signal peptidase I yields the protein MENPIKNITETIIGECRNFKHTLKEILYAIIIVLLINTFLIQNYQIPTGSMIPIIMPGDRLFANRFVYGVKLPFTDGLLGYRLPKIKSPQRGDLVVFRAPPSASFGCESAMPYYEPSPLVQFLKLPVMIFALTPFTWDPRFLLADYIGEKLTGGTHLAPANLFLGLKTVDLDPRKEFVKRVIATAGETVEIRNKKIIINGNEIEDKWGYFFYGNDREFVPRIDIYGPIYVPKKGDVMIFKKIVDKTDYYNDYSSFEVYINDEIVSDDIKLWYWMNIYVPNAKDRPDEYIYNVPEDYFFVMGDNRDQSCDSRMWGLVPYRHIKGQPMIAWIQSKRPDDVEQGFFKYFIIK
- the queA gene encoding tRNA preQ1(34) S-adenosylmethionine ribosyltransferase-isomerase QueA, whose product is MTDYFNKETYNFYLPENLIATNPNYERDHCKLMTLNKNTGKLEHKIFADIINYLNKDDVLVLNDSKVIPARIYAKKNTGGNSEILLLNKVNNDESTWECLIKGKNIKEADTLYLDYSHLDNVGNIEALIEKDNISTKLIKFSKPLTSDILDAIGKIPLPPYIIQSRKRKGEEEYNSNDKEFYQNVYAKNEGSIASPTSGLHFTKELLEKIKSIGVTVCYVTLHVGFSTFNPLKEDDLRNHIMHEEKFIIPKESYDIIINAKKDGRRVVSCGTTVARVLESEYDNYDFKRMEGSTNIFIYPPYKFKCVDALITNFHTPHSTLIAMVSAFAGYDNIMNAYKTAVENNYRFFSYGDAMFMFE